In Aegilops tauschii subsp. strangulata cultivar AL8/78 chromosome 3, Aet v6.0, whole genome shotgun sequence, one genomic interval encodes:
- the LOC109769959 gene encoding uncharacterized protein isoform X2: MERAGEDDDTGSGSRRRSRSMSMGGSDATSTMSGGGTTAVKQHQALRLVEDLSLPSVQVVVMSANMGCSHCRQRVTKVVTKMNGLLDYMVDFGKKEVTVRGTVIHTKKKKRKKQPYMITGLEKVPPANVGARTLSWFLGCYGS; the protein is encoded by the exons ATGGAGCGTGCAGGGGAAGATGATGATAcagggagtggaagcaggaggaggagcaggagcatGAGCATGGGCGGATCAGATGCAACGTCGACCATGAGCGGCGGCGGCACCACGGCGGTCAAGCAGCACCAGGCTCTGAGGCTCGTGGAGGACCTCTCCCTCCCTTCG GTGCAGGTGGTGGTGATGAGCGCCAACATGGGCTGCTCCCACTGCCGACAGCGGGTCACCAAGGTCGTCACCAAGATGAACG GGCTGCTGGATTACATGGTGGATTTCGGGAAGAAGGAGGTGACGGTTAGGGGCACGGTAATCCacaccaagaagaagaagagaaagaagcAGCCGTACATGATCACTGGGCTGGAGAAGGTGCCGCCTGCTAACGTGGGCGCCAGGACGCTCTCCTGGTTTTTGGGATGCTACGGTTCATAG
- the LOC109769959 gene encoding uncharacterized protein isoform X1, which produces MERAGEDDDTGSGSRRRSRSMSMGGSDATSTMSGGGTTAVKQHQALRLVEDLSLPSVQVVVMSANMGCSHCRQRVTKVVTKMNAGLLDYMVDFGKKEVTVRGTVIHTKKKKRKKQPYMITGLEKVPPANVGARTLSWFLGCYGS; this is translated from the exons ATGGAGCGTGCAGGGGAAGATGATGATAcagggagtggaagcaggaggaggagcaggagcatGAGCATGGGCGGATCAGATGCAACGTCGACCATGAGCGGCGGCGGCACCACGGCGGTCAAGCAGCACCAGGCTCTGAGGCTCGTGGAGGACCTCTCCCTCCCTTCG GTGCAGGTGGTGGTGATGAGCGCCAACATGGGCTGCTCCCACTGCCGACAGCGGGTCACCAAGGTCGTCACCAAGATGAACG CAGGGCTGCTGGATTACATGGTGGATTTCGGGAAGAAGGAGGTGACGGTTAGGGGCACGGTAATCCacaccaagaagaagaagagaaagaagcAGCCGTACATGATCACTGGGCTGGAGAAGGTGCCGCCTGCTAACGTGGGCGCCAGGACGCTCTCCTGGTTTTTGGGATGCTACGGTTCATAG